One genomic window of Polyangium aurulentum includes the following:
- a CDS encoding HEAT repeat domain-containing protein → MPKDTLKDLDRDAERLLFVGAAVARSDADLLAQRDKLAPFCAKVPAIGKVVEQIDALARSNGKAAAVELLGFAALMAQVRGAQAVLAAPKESGGLAPLPPAQRLGTPLSPSELGALVGALTGDTEIRYRAGLIRDYAARGVARDLRILPLALPALSDKAVSDAVEEALLPALGRAIVPDLVASLDIPQGKPSDARKLGVIAKILGEESKDLLREAVDKGSAEVRAAAITALAKVDPAGVEPLALELAQRDRSIEVRKMALAALGAGQTDEALAVLLAAYETSSDLRPHASTGLERIRHPQAGARLVSMLEGALSALGPLKIRRASTRDEKDAAAKAQKAREELVALVAALFELVAKRGGPGAVEVALDAYRNHKAREVRPFALQALLTLGHEQTFDEISRSILDAPRELQDELLFALFRLEPSRAFTRLSTFFNPFSLSRVGGTAFAIRIVEHIETHHVAGDGEPKGDDGAEASGERASFFEREPRWIGLLIDLLYDEDMQERAIRLLARAEAPQALDALLKLASRIGQVHDPAMLARLLRNRSDTRAAPAVAELLDAIEGSTDLASTFEYLVEADDPATAPALRRWIEGLQKKRGKRYAAALVKKAEDALRFLERDRASTSV, encoded by the coding sequence ATGCCGAAGGACACGCTGAAGGACCTCGATCGTGATGCCGAGCGGCTGCTCTTCGTGGGCGCTGCTGTCGCGAGGAGCGACGCGGATCTGCTCGCGCAGCGGGACAAGCTCGCGCCGTTTTGCGCGAAGGTGCCCGCGATCGGGAAGGTGGTGGAGCAGATCGACGCGCTTGCTCGCTCGAACGGCAAGGCGGCCGCGGTGGAGCTGCTCGGCTTTGCGGCGCTGATGGCGCAGGTGCGGGGCGCGCAGGCCGTGCTCGCAGCGCCCAAAGAGAGCGGAGGGCTCGCTCCGCTTCCGCCTGCGCAAAGGCTCGGCACGCCGCTCTCGCCCAGCGAGCTCGGCGCGCTCGTCGGCGCGTTGACCGGCGACACCGAGATCCGCTACCGCGCGGGCTTGATCCGCGACTACGCCGCGCGAGGCGTCGCGCGCGACCTGCGCATCTTGCCGCTCGCCCTGCCTGCGCTCTCCGACAAGGCGGTGAGCGACGCGGTGGAGGAGGCCCTGTTGCCCGCGCTCGGCAGGGCGATCGTTCCTGATCTCGTCGCGTCCCTCGACATCCCGCAGGGCAAGCCGAGCGACGCGCGCAAGCTCGGCGTGATCGCGAAGATCCTCGGCGAGGAGTCGAAAGATCTGCTCCGCGAGGCCGTGGACAAGGGCTCGGCCGAGGTGCGCGCCGCGGCGATCACCGCGCTCGCGAAGGTCGATCCAGCGGGCGTCGAGCCGCTCGCGCTCGAGCTAGCGCAGCGCGATCGATCCATCGAGGTGCGCAAGATGGCGCTCGCCGCGCTGGGAGCAGGGCAGACGGACGAGGCGCTCGCGGTCCTGCTCGCAGCCTACGAAACGTCGAGCGATCTGCGGCCCCACGCGAGCACGGGGCTCGAAAGGATCCGGCACCCGCAGGCGGGCGCGCGCCTCGTGTCGATGCTCGAGGGCGCGCTCTCCGCGCTCGGCCCGCTCAAGATCAGGCGCGCCTCGACGCGCGATGAAAAGGACGCGGCGGCGAAAGCCCAGAAAGCGCGAGAGGAGCTGGTGGCGCTGGTCGCTGCGCTGTTCGAACTCGTCGCCAAGCGCGGCGGGCCTGGCGCCGTCGAGGTCGCGCTCGACGCGTACCGCAACCACAAGGCACGCGAGGTCAGACCGTTTGCGCTCCAAGCATTGCTCACGCTCGGCCACGAGCAGACGTTCGACGAGATCTCTCGCTCGATCCTGGACGCTCCACGCGAGCTGCAGGACGAGCTTCTCTTCGCGCTCTTCAGGCTCGAGCCGTCGCGGGCCTTCACGCGGCTGTCGACGTTCTTCAACCCCTTTTCGCTCAGCAGAGTGGGGGGCACGGCCTTCGCGATCCGCATCGTCGAGCACATCGAGACGCACCACGTCGCGGGAGACGGAGAGCCGAAGGGCGACGACGGGGCGGAGGCTTCCGGGGAGCGCGCCTCGTTCTTCGAGCGCGAGCCGCGCTGGATCGGGCTCTTGATCGATCTGCTCTACGACGAGGACATGCAGGAGCGCGCGATCCGGCTCCTCGCCCGCGCGGAGGCGCCGCAGGCGCTCGACGCATTGCTCAAGCTCGCCTCGCGCATCGGCCAGGTGCACGACCCCGCCATGCTCGCGCGTCTGTTGCGAAACCGCTCCGACACGCGCGCCGCGCCGGCCGTGGCGGAGCTGCTCGACGCGATCGAGGGCAGCACGGACCTCGCGTCGACCTTCGAGTACCTCGTGGAGGCCGACGATCCCGCGACCGCGCCCGCGCTGCGGCGCTGGATCGAGGGCCTGCAAAAAAAGCGCGGGAAGCGATATGCGGCGGCGCTGGTCAAGAAAGCCGAGGACGCCCTGCGCTTCCTCGAGCGCGACCGCGCGAGCACCAGTGTTTGA
- a CDS encoding acyl-CoA dehydrogenase family protein, which produces MQSQKAVQTDQQLLEAVARVRPIAEAHARDADRASKLHGAVIDAMRAEGLFGFAAPREVGGVGASALTQLAVFEAMARAEPAAGWSLMIGAISTAMMGAYLPEGAVERIFKGRMPITAGHQAPLGRARRVGGGFEVSGRWAFGSGIRHADWVITVAAVDGSASAGGPPAFIQLAVPIERVTVEDTWDSSFLRGSGSEHYRLEGEFVEEAFTCPFPTAPRLRGGSDFDLPFMALVTPAHVGFALGVAQRALDEIAAVAPQRIITWTHAPLGDHGGFRKDLGRAHTKLAAARALAVDVVGRMSARVASGGELDVREWSEIRALTAHATDVAAEVATFAFRSGGGSALYAGGMLERCFRDIHGATQHVAASDDSYEFAGRVLLGDGQPNPILVSRARVAR; this is translated from the coding sequence ATGCAGAGCCAGAAAGCCGTCCAGACCGATCAGCAGCTCCTCGAGGCCGTCGCGCGCGTCCGGCCCATCGCCGAGGCGCACGCGCGCGACGCCGATCGCGCCTCGAAGCTGCACGGGGCCGTGATCGACGCGATGCGCGCCGAGGGGCTCTTCGGGTTCGCCGCGCCGCGCGAGGTGGGAGGGGTTGGAGCTTCTGCGCTCACGCAGCTCGCGGTGTTCGAGGCGATGGCGCGGGCCGAGCCGGCAGCGGGCTGGTCGCTCATGATCGGAGCGATCAGCACCGCAATGATGGGCGCCTACCTGCCGGAAGGGGCGGTCGAGCGCATCTTCAAGGGCCGCATGCCCATCACGGCCGGCCATCAGGCGCCGCTCGGCCGCGCGCGCCGGGTGGGGGGCGGATTCGAGGTGAGCGGCAGGTGGGCCTTCGGCAGCGGCATTCGCCACGCGGATTGGGTGATCACCGTCGCGGCGGTCGACGGCAGCGCGTCCGCTGGCGGGCCTCCCGCGTTCATCCAGCTCGCCGTGCCGATCGAGCGCGTGACGGTCGAGGATACGTGGGATTCGTCCTTCTTGCGCGGCAGCGGGAGCGAGCATTATCGATTGGAGGGCGAATTCGTCGAGGAGGCGTTCACCTGTCCCTTCCCGACCGCGCCGCGGCTGCGGGGAGGCTCCGATTTCGACCTGCCGTTCATGGCCCTCGTGACCCCGGCGCACGTCGGGTTCGCCCTCGGCGTGGCGCAGCGCGCGCTCGACGAGATTGCTGCCGTCGCGCCGCAGCGAATCATCACCTGGACCCACGCGCCGCTCGGCGATCATGGCGGTTTTCGAAAGGACCTCGGCCGCGCCCACACGAAGCTCGCCGCCGCGCGCGCGCTCGCGGTCGATGTGGTGGGCAGGATGAGCGCGCGCGTCGCGTCCGGCGGCGAGCTCGATGTGCGAGAATGGTCCGAGATTCGCGCGCTGACGGCTCATGCGACCGATGTCGCGGCCGAGGTGGCGACGTTCGCGTTCCGCTCGGGAGGCGGGAGCGCGCTCTATGCGGGAGGCATGCTGGAGCGCTGCTTCCGCGACATTCACGGCGCGACGCAGCACGTCGCGGCGAGCGATGATTCGTACGAGTTCGCCGGCAGGGTGCTCCTCGGGGACGGACAGCCGAACCCGATCTTGGTGTCGAGGGCGAGGGTCGCGAGGTAA
- a CDS encoding M48 family metallopeptidase: MSTFALDTTETTDTDDAQNGAKDALPDLYPPCPSDAPPAETSSAYKARVVLVLASLLLFVVFYVGLLFAAGYLVYLTLFEMSWFRSKAMVLNIGAIAGAVMLFLFLLKGLFHRRGFSSEGLIEVTEAEQPKLFAFLRQLCRDAGSPMPGKVYLSHEVNAAVSYPSSLLSLVWPIRKNLVIGLGLVAALDLSELKAVLAHEFGHFSQSSMKLGQYVYIANGVVGDMVFGRDAWDRALNTWKGADIRLSFPAWILSGVVWGLRKLLELAFRGIYLAKLALGRQMEFNADLYAVRLAGSDAIVSGLWKAERAALAYRDAIGGLASVAEHGKFSEDVFDHVERSMSRLDTHLGKNPEVKERFAPLLAKYERGPRLHFTTPMEKVSALWESHPANHEREANAKRTYVAAVSDERPAWSLFVKRKGLRKRLSRMAYEAVGLRPTTILPAAKIAELIEEESGEMHQPDHYHGLYESRIVNPGDIDKLSAELDEQIASGTIDRAALREKAAAFTGKALAKKMAKLMELQDQMSLIEALQDGAKLKSKTVPFRGSDRTRNEILDCAREVAPELKAARERVKKADPAFFRYYYALSADIPAAREELWQRYTFLRDVQGLIMLLMRSERPLEAVVDKLRSNVELSSHDVVQMREILSEARESLVEVVRKSVEIAPPKLALLDSETRLDRFILPETIVDPLEPEVITGPWIGTCVTQFNKALRRLRKLHFKNLGALLALGERLDPTLFPKAEPPPADPEP, translated from the coding sequence ATGTCGACGTTCGCACTCGACACCACCGAAACGACCGACACGGACGATGCACAGAACGGCGCCAAAGACGCGCTGCCCGATCTGTACCCGCCGTGTCCGAGCGATGCGCCTCCCGCAGAGACCTCCTCCGCGTACAAGGCGCGCGTCGTGCTCGTCCTCGCGTCGCTGCTGCTTTTCGTGGTGTTCTATGTAGGGCTGCTCTTCGCCGCGGGCTACCTCGTCTATCTCACGCTCTTCGAGATGAGCTGGTTCCGCAGCAAGGCCATGGTCCTGAACATCGGGGCCATCGCTGGCGCGGTCATGCTCTTTCTCTTCCTGCTGAAGGGGCTCTTTCACCGCCGAGGCTTCTCGTCCGAGGGGCTCATCGAGGTGACGGAGGCCGAGCAGCCGAAGCTCTTCGCGTTCCTGCGACAGCTCTGCCGCGACGCGGGCAGCCCGATGCCCGGCAAGGTGTACCTGTCGCACGAGGTGAACGCGGCCGTGTCCTATCCGAGCTCGCTCCTGAGCCTCGTGTGGCCGATCCGCAAGAACCTGGTCATCGGCCTCGGGCTCGTGGCCGCGCTCGATCTGTCGGAGCTGAAGGCCGTGCTCGCGCACGAGTTCGGGCACTTCTCGCAGTCGAGCATGAAGCTCGGCCAATACGTGTACATCGCCAACGGCGTCGTCGGCGACATGGTGTTCGGTCGCGACGCCTGGGACAGGGCGCTGAACACGTGGAAGGGGGCGGATATCCGGCTGAGCTTCCCGGCGTGGATCCTCTCGGGCGTCGTGTGGGGCCTGCGCAAGCTGCTCGAGCTGGCCTTCCGCGGGATCTATCTCGCGAAGCTCGCGCTCGGCCGGCAGATGGAGTTCAACGCCGACCTGTACGCGGTCCGGCTCGCGGGCAGCGACGCGATCGTGTCGGGGCTGTGGAAGGCCGAGCGCGCCGCGCTCGCTTACAGGGACGCGATCGGCGGGCTCGCGAGCGTCGCCGAGCACGGCAAGTTCTCCGAGGACGTGTTCGACCACGTCGAGCGCTCGATGTCGCGGCTCGACACGCACCTCGGCAAGAACCCCGAGGTGAAGGAGCGGTTCGCGCCGCTGCTCGCGAAGTACGAGCGCGGCCCGCGGCTGCACTTCACGACGCCGATGGAGAAGGTGTCCGCGCTCTGGGAGAGCCACCCGGCGAACCACGAGCGCGAGGCGAACGCGAAGCGCACCTACGTCGCAGCCGTGAGTGACGAGCGCCCTGCGTGGTCGCTCTTCGTCAAGCGCAAGGGCCTGCGCAAGCGCCTGTCACGCATGGCGTACGAGGCCGTGGGCCTCAGGCCGACGACGATCCTGCCCGCCGCCAAGATCGCCGAGCTCATCGAGGAAGAGAGCGGCGAGATGCACCAGCCCGACCACTACCACGGCCTGTACGAAAGCCGGATCGTGAACCCGGGAGACATCGACAAGCTCTCCGCGGAGCTCGACGAGCAGATCGCGAGCGGCACGATCGACCGCGCCGCGCTGCGCGAGAAGGCCGCCGCGTTCACGGGCAAAGCGCTCGCGAAGAAGATGGCGAAGCTCATGGAGCTGCAGGATCAGATGTCGCTCATCGAGGCGCTGCAAGACGGCGCCAAGCTCAAGAGCAAGACCGTGCCGTTCCGCGGCTCCGATCGCACGCGCAACGAGATCCTCGACTGCGCGCGCGAGGTCGCCCCCGAGCTGAAGGCGGCGCGCGAGCGGGTCAAGAAGGCCGATCCCGCGTTCTTCCGCTACTACTACGCCCTGTCGGCCGACATCCCCGCCGCGCGCGAGGAGCTGTGGCAGCGCTACACGTTCCTGCGGGATGTGCAGGGCCTCATCATGCTGCTGATGCGATCCGAGCGGCCGCTCGAGGCGGTGGTCGACAAGCTGAGGAGCAACGTCGAGCTGTCGAGCCACGACGTGGTGCAGATGCGCGAGATCCTCTCGGAGGCGCGAGAGTCACTCGTCGAGGTGGTGCGCAAGTCGGTCGAGATCGCGCCGCCCAAGCTCGCGCTGCTCGACAGCGAGACGCGGCTCGACAGGTTCATCCTGCCCGAGACCATCGTCGATCCGCTCGAGCCCGAGGTGATCACCGGGCCGTGGATCGGGACCTGCGTGACGCAGTTCAACAAAGCGCTGCGCAGGCTGCGCAAGCTGCACTTCAAGAACCTGGGGGCGCTGCTCGCGCTCGGCGAGCGGCTCGACCCGACGCTCTTCCCGAAGGCCGAGCCGCCCCCCGCAGACCCCGAGCCCTAG
- a CDS encoding aldo/keto reductase, whose amino-acid sequence MGTRSSRRTFISSIGASLALAACAKNQQDPESIVDAKEPPPKGPLPGAPKAEDVDLPAGAEMPMRTLGRTGVKVSLVGLGGFHIGMQKDEKESIDLIRFALDHGINFLDNCWDYNDGDSEKRMGKALADGYREKAFLMTKIDGRTRKPAAEQLEQSLERLRTDVIDLVQIHEIIRSSDPAACFGPDGAIEALVAAQKAGKIKYIGFTGHKDPAIHLAMLKAAEAHNFRFDAVQMPLNVMDHHYRSFEKEVLPVLTQQGIGVLGMKSLGSGAILQSGAVTAVECLHYAMNLPVSTVITGCDSMGVLKQAIKAAQTFRPLEPAQVQALLDRTAPHGKTGKLEQFKTTERFDGTEKNPKWLTTSEI is encoded by the coding sequence ATGGGAACACGCTCTTCACGCAGGACATTCATCAGCTCGATCGGCGCGAGCCTCGCGCTCGCCGCGTGTGCGAAGAATCAGCAGGATCCAGAATCGATCGTCGACGCGAAGGAGCCGCCCCCGAAAGGCCCGCTGCCCGGCGCGCCCAAGGCGGAAGACGTCGACCTGCCCGCGGGCGCCGAGATGCCGATGCGCACGCTCGGCCGCACGGGCGTCAAGGTGAGCCTCGTCGGCCTGGGTGGATTTCACATCGGCATGCAAAAGGACGAGAAGGAGAGCATCGACCTCATCCGGTTCGCCCTCGATCACGGCATCAATTTCCTCGACAACTGCTGGGATTACAACGACGGCGACAGCGAGAAGCGCATGGGCAAGGCCCTCGCGGACGGATACCGTGAAAAGGCCTTCTTGATGACCAAGATCGACGGCCGCACGCGCAAGCCCGCCGCCGAGCAGCTCGAGCAATCGCTCGAGCGCCTGCGCACGGACGTCATCGACCTCGTGCAGATTCATGAGATCATCCGCAGCAGCGATCCGGCCGCCTGCTTCGGGCCCGACGGGGCCATCGAGGCGCTCGTGGCCGCGCAGAAAGCGGGAAAGATCAAATATATCGGGTTCACCGGGCACAAGGATCCGGCCATCCACCTCGCCATGCTCAAGGCGGCCGAGGCGCACAATTTCCGGTTCGACGCGGTGCAGATGCCGCTGAACGTGATGGATCATCACTACCGCAGCTTCGAGAAAGAGGTCCTGCCCGTGCTCACCCAGCAGGGCATCGGCGTGCTCGGGATGAAGTCGCTCGGCTCGGGGGCGATCCTGCAGAGCGGCGCCGTGACCGCGGTCGAGTGCCTGCATTACGCGATGAACCTGCCGGTCTCGACGGTCATCACGGGCTGCGACAGCATGGGCGTGTTGAAGCAGGCGATCAAGGCGGCGCAGACCTTCCGCCCGCTCGAGCCGGCCCAGGTCCAGGCGCTGCTCGATCGCACCGCGCCGCACGGCAAGACGGGGAAGCTCGAGCAATTCAAGACGACCGAGCGCTTCGACGGCACCGAGAAGAACCCGAAGTGGTTGACGACGTCCGAGATCTGA
- a CDS encoding TetR/AcrR family transcriptional regulator, which yields MPRRPPRPYHHGDLPRAICEAALALITEVGPDGFTLREVARRIGVSHAAPYRHFADKRALMNALAADGSRRLGNSIEEALAAAGPDLRARFLAASHAYVRFAIDRPAHFKVLFLSSEVDTTDPDVVAARERTFGILLRFIAEAQAAGFFGPGEPMEIAISIWSMHHGLASLASIGTFATADADLRAVSDAAHARLLDGLVPRPPPRAKKKKRRT from the coding sequence ATGCCCCGCCGCCCCCCGCGTCCTTACCATCATGGCGATCTTCCTCGGGCGATCTGCGAGGCGGCGCTCGCGCTGATCACCGAGGTCGGGCCCGACGGGTTCACGCTGCGCGAGGTGGCGCGGCGCATCGGCGTCTCCCACGCGGCGCCCTACCGGCATTTCGCCGACAAGCGCGCGCTCATGAACGCGCTCGCGGCTGACGGCTCGCGCCGCCTCGGCAATTCGATCGAAGAGGCGCTCGCCGCGGCGGGGCCCGACCTGCGCGCGCGCTTTCTCGCGGCCTCGCACGCTTACGTGCGCTTCGCGATCGATCGACCTGCCCACTTCAAGGTCCTCTTCCTCTCGTCCGAGGTCGACACGACCGATCCGGACGTCGTCGCGGCGCGCGAGCGGACCTTCGGAATCTTGCTTCGATTCATCGCGGAGGCGCAGGCCGCGGGCTTCTTCGGGCCGGGCGAGCCCATGGAGATCGCGATATCGATCTGGTCGATGCACCACGGGCTCGCGTCGCTCGCGTCGATTGGCACGTTCGCGACCGCCGACGCCGACCTGCGCGCGGTCTCGGACGCGGCCCACGCCCGGCTGCTCGACGGCCTCGTCCCCCGCCCGCCACCGCGCGCGAAGAAGAAGAAGCGTCGCACCTGA
- a CDS encoding NAD(P)/FAD-dependent oxidoreductase, with product MTSLKGPHVVIVGGGFGGLNAAMELAGAQVGVTLVDRTNHHLFQPLLYQVATAGLSPADIAVPIRSVLSRQDNVRVLLAEAKGVDLPRKTLLLDKGELSYDYLILAVGATHNFFGHDEWSEHALGLKSLDEALRIRERMLLAFEGAERTTDPKLRAKLLTFVVIGGGPTGVEMAGAFAELARHVLARDFRAINPSLARVVLVEAGPRILGAFPDKLSERAEKQLASLGVEVKKGRAVACIDANGIAFGDGERLDAATVVWGAGVRGTQFARALGVELDRGGRVKVTEDCSLPGHPEVFAIGDMAAQRDKNGVEVPGLCPAAIQQGKFVARCILADRKGKPREKFAYLDKGTMATVGRKRAIAQVGKLKLAGFVAWLAWMGVHILFLIGFRNRFVVMFNWMWQYFTWKRGARLITTHTGVEPTLLLGAAADGPIPSARSVTQATAPIADG from the coding sequence GTGACATCGCTCAAGGGTCCTCATGTCGTGATCGTGGGGGGCGGCTTCGGCGGGCTGAATGCCGCGATGGAGCTCGCCGGAGCGCAAGTGGGCGTCACGCTGGTCGACAGGACCAATCACCACCTCTTCCAGCCGCTGCTCTACCAGGTCGCCACGGCAGGCCTCTCCCCCGCCGACATCGCCGTCCCCATTCGCTCGGTCCTGTCGCGACAAGACAACGTGCGCGTCTTGCTCGCCGAGGCGAAGGGCGTCGATTTGCCGAGGAAAACGCTCCTGCTCGACAAGGGCGAGCTCTCGTACGATTACTTGATCCTCGCGGTCGGGGCGACGCACAACTTCTTCGGCCACGACGAGTGGTCCGAGCATGCGCTCGGGCTCAAGAGCCTGGACGAGGCGCTTCGCATTCGCGAGCGGATGCTGCTCGCATTCGAGGGCGCCGAGCGGACGACCGACCCGAAGCTTCGCGCCAAGCTGCTCACGTTCGTCGTGATCGGCGGCGGGCCGACGGGGGTCGAGATGGCCGGAGCCTTCGCGGAGCTCGCGCGTCACGTGCTCGCGCGCGATTTTCGCGCCATCAATCCGTCCCTCGCGCGCGTGGTGCTCGTCGAGGCCGGGCCGCGCATCCTCGGAGCCTTCCCTGACAAACTCAGCGAGCGGGCGGAGAAGCAGCTCGCCTCGCTCGGCGTGGAGGTGAAGAAGGGGCGCGCCGTGGCGTGCATCGATGCCAATGGCATCGCGTTCGGCGACGGCGAGCGCCTCGACGCTGCGACGGTGGTCTGGGGCGCGGGCGTGCGGGGGACGCAATTCGCGCGCGCGCTCGGCGTCGAGCTCGATCGGGGCGGGCGGGTCAAGGTCACCGAGGATTGCTCGCTCCCCGGGCACCCGGAGGTGTTCGCGATCGGCGACATGGCGGCGCAGCGCGACAAGAACGGCGTCGAGGTCCCGGGGCTCTGCCCGGCGGCCATTCAACAGGGCAAATTCGTCGCCCGGTGCATCCTCGCGGACAGAAAAGGCAAGCCGCGCGAGAAGTTCGCCTATCTCGACAAGGGCACGATGGCCACGGTCGGGCGAAAGCGCGCGATCGCGCAGGTGGGCAAGCTGAAGCTCGCGGGCTTCGTCGCGTGGCTCGCGTGGATGGGCGTGCACATCCTGTTCTTGATCGGCTTCCGCAATCGCTTCGTCGTGATGTTCAACTGGATGTGGCAGTATTTCACGTGGAAGCGCGGCGCGCGGCTGATCACCACGCACACCGGGGTCGAGCCCACGCTCCTGCTCGGCGCCGCGGCCGACGGCCCCATTCCCTCGGCGCGGAGCGTGACGCAGGCGACGGCGCCGATCGCCGACGGTTGA
- a CDS encoding helix-turn-helix transcriptional regulator: MTKEARNKFRISESAAQASRRAARAAEPAESATAGWTFLTNHAHVLLCLVEDAEVRLRDVATRVGITERAVQRIVSDLEEAGYVTRSRVGRRNSYEVHGEGSLRHPIVAHRDIKALLDLVPRPRRPRATR; this comes from the coding sequence ATGACCAAAGAAGCGCGAAATAAGTTTCGTATATCGGAGAGCGCCGCGCAAGCGTCACGTCGCGCGGCCCGCGCCGCCGAGCCTGCCGAGAGCGCGACGGCGGGCTGGACCTTCCTCACCAACCACGCGCATGTGCTCCTCTGTCTCGTCGAGGACGCCGAGGTGCGGCTGCGCGACGTGGCCACGCGCGTCGGCATCACCGAGCGCGCCGTCCAGCGCATCGTCAGCGACCTGGAAGAGGCCGGCTACGTGACCCGGTCCCGCGTCGGACGCAGGAACTCCTACGAGGTCCACGGCGAGGGCTCGCTCCGCCACCCGATCGTGGCGCATCGGGACATCAAGGCGCTGCTCGACCTGGTGCCCCGGCCCCGCCGCCCGCGCGCGACCCGCTGA
- a CDS encoding carbonic anhydrase: protein MSRPYTTSPLASPRQRRAVAPLDPNHTLLISCFDAVLPLEQMGLSVRGVPCAEVRSPAHLVAPWNANAVDDSTSLMLSLSMRETHDIVICGHMACRSLEAFLDEDRRWHLFQLLSQMPAARATIDLMRRNYGKLEGEALREVLAQENVLTQVDHMLTYPLVTREDGPRVHAWLYDERDISVWAYSFDESQFVRYTPPGFGDEA, encoded by the coding sequence ATGTCGCGCCCGTACACCACTTCACCTCTCGCCTCCCCTCGGCAGCGGCGCGCGGTCGCCCCGCTGGATCCCAACCACACCCTGCTCATCTCCTGCTTCGACGCGGTGCTTCCCCTCGAACAGATGGGTCTGTCCGTTCGCGGCGTGCCGTGCGCCGAAGTGCGGTCGCCGGCGCACCTCGTGGCGCCCTGGAACGCCAACGCGGTCGACGACAGCACCTCGCTCATGCTCTCGCTGTCGATGCGCGAGACGCACGACATCGTGATCTGCGGCCACATGGCGTGCAGGTCCCTCGAGGCGTTCCTCGACGAGGATCGCCGCTGGCACCTGTTCCAGCTCCTGTCGCAGATGCCCGCGGCGCGGGCGACGATCGACCTCATGCGCCGCAACTACGGCAAGCTCGAGGGCGAAGCGCTGCGCGAGGTGCTGGCGCAGGAGAACGTGCTGACGCAGGTCGACCACATGCTCACCTACCCGCTCGTCACCCGTGAAGACGGGCCGCGCGTGCACGCCTGGCTCTACGACGAGCGTGACATCTCGGTCTGGGCTTACTCGTTCGATGAGTCGCAGTTCGTGCGCTACACGCCGCCCGGGTTCGGCGACGAAGCCTAG
- a CDS encoding NUDIX domain-containing protein, with amino-acid sequence MRRTFSVAVYPRHQGKVLMIRHKRLGIWLPPGGELMPGETPLEAAARELREETGLEGRFPVVSDIDGTPAGLIGYEEHVAGSKGIHMNFVFVADVDTDAVQPNDEFEEWRWVDSFDDIGGPPNVAQLGRLAVTARPRFNDVSG; translated from the coding sequence ATGCGCCGAACGTTCTCCGTCGCCGTTTACCCGCGCCACCAGGGCAAAGTCCTCATGATCCGGCACAAGCGCCTCGGCATCTGGCTGCCGCCCGGCGGCGAGCTGATGCCCGGCGAAACCCCCCTCGAGGCCGCCGCGCGCGAGCTGCGCGAGGAGACCGGCCTCGAGGGCCGCTTCCCCGTCGTCTCGGACATCGACGGCACCCCGGCCGGGCTCATCGGCTACGAGGAGCACGTGGCCGGCAGCAAGGGCATTCACATGAATTTCGTGTTCGTCGCGGACGTGGATACCGACGCCGTCCAGCCGAACGACGAGTTCGAGGAGTGGCGCTGGGTCGATTCGTTCGACGATATCGGCGGACCGCCCAACGTGGCCCAGCTCGGGCGGCTGGCCGTGACGGCGCGCCCGCGCTTCAATGACGTGAGCGGCTGA